The Arachis hypogaea cultivar Tifrunner chromosome 16, arahy.Tifrunner.gnm2.J5K5, whole genome shotgun sequence genome contains a region encoding:
- the LOC112754776 gene encoding UDP-glycosyltransferase 73C1 translates to MASQTHKQQLHFVVFPLMSPGHMLPMIDIATVLSHQDNVVVTVVTTPHNASRVSQTFSWASDSGLNLRLEQIEFPSEKAGFPQGCENFDMLPSMAMAYSFFSAASDLLQEPAEKLFEELTPKPNCIISDVGLPYTSHIAAKFNVPRISFYGVSCFCLSWNINVLTSNILDSVAKDSEYFPIPGIPHKIMVTKAQLPGATTNWKWQEFVDKMGVAEMAAYGTVVNSFEELEPPYARDFKKAKNGKVWCIGPVSLRNKDHSDKAWRGNRASIDEERFMKWLDSQETNSVIYVCLGSMCNLTPLQFIELAMALEESNRPFIWAIRERNQSEELNEWIKQSGFDHRINGRGLLIRGWAPQVLILSHPSVGGFLTHCGWNSTLEAICDGVPMLTWPLFGDQFFNQMFVVEILRVGVSVGVESPVNWGEEETGVLVKKEEVKNAIKDLMEENKETEERRRRAKELAEMAKSAVEGGGSSHKNVNLLIQDIMEMELSKKE, encoded by the coding sequence ATGGCATCCCAAACACATAAGCAGCAGCTTCACTTTGTGGTGTTCCCACTCATGTCCCCAGGCCATATGCTCCCAATGATAGACATAGCCACAGTATTATCACACCAAGACAACGTTGTTGTAACCGTCGTAACAACCCCTCACAACGCTTCTCGCGTCTCGCAAACATTCTCTTGGGCTTCGGATTCCGGCCTCAATCTCCGCTTGGAACAGATCGAGTTCCCATCGGAAAAAGCTGGATTTCCACAAGGCTGTGAGAATTTCGACATGCTTCCTTCAATGGCCATGGCCTATAGCTTCTTCAGTGCTGCAAGTGACCTACTTCAAGAACCAGCAGAGAAGCTGTTCGAGGAATTGACACCAAAACCAAACTGCATAATCTCTGATGTAGGTTTGCCATATACTTCACACATAGCCGCCAAATTCAACGTCCCAAGAATCTCTTTCTACGGGGTTAGTTGCTTCTGTTTATCGTGGAACATAAATGTTCTAACCTCTAACATTCTAGATAGCGTAGCCAAGGATTCAGAGTACTTTCCCATACCTGGAATCCCTCACAAAATTATGGTCACCAAAGCTCAGCTTCCGGGAGCTACGACGAATTGGAAGTGGCAAGAGTTTGTTGATAAAATGGGAGTGGCTGAAATGGCGGCCTATGGAACGGTGGTAAATTCTTTCGAGGAGTTGGAGCCACCTTATGCAAGGGACTTCAAGAAGGCGAAAAACGGAAAAGTGTGGTGCATTGGACCGGTTTCGCTTAGGAACAAGGATCACTCGGACAAGGCTTGGAGAGGAAACAGGGCCTCTATCGACGAGGAACGTTTCATGAAGTGGCTTGATTCGCAAGAAACAAATTCTGTTATTTATGTCTGCCTTGGAAGCATGTGCAATTTAACTCCCTTGCAGTTCATAGAGCTTGCTATGGCCTTGGAAGAATCTAATAGGCCATTCATTTGGGCCATCAGGGAAAGGAACCAATCAGAAGAACTGAATGAATGGATTAAGCAATCGGGTTTTGACCATAGAATTAATGGTCGTGGCCTCTTGATCAGAGGTTGGGCTCCACAGGTACTAATACTGTCGCACCCTTCAGTGGGAGGGTTTTTAACACACTGTGGTTGGAATTCGACCTTAGAAGCAATATGTGACGGGGTGCCAATGCTAACATGGCCATTGTTCGGCGATCAATTCTTCAATCAGATGTTTGTTGTGGAAATATTGAGAGTTGGTGTCAGTGTTGGAGTGGAGAGTCCTGTGAATTGGGGTGAAGAGGAAACAGGGGTTTTggtgaagaaggaagaagtgaagAATGCCATAAAAGATTTAATGGAAGAGAACAAGGAGactgaagagagaagaagaagggcAAAAGAGCTTGCGGAGATGGCTAAGAGTGCTGTGGAAGGAGGAGGTTCTTCACACAAAAACGTGAATCTTCTGATCCAAGATATCATGGAAATGGAACTGTCCAAGAAAGAGTGA